The DNA window TAGCAGGATGGGCAGGGCATGGAACAACACTTCGCCGAGGGGGTGATGGTAGTAATCACTGGCCCAGCGTAGAATACGCCATAGGTGGTCAGAAAATAGCGAAGCGTGATCGAGCGTGCTGTCGATAGGTTTCAGCTTTTCCAGCGGCAGTTCGCTGGTTTCACTGTAACCGGTGACGATGCCAATGGCGCGTTGTTTGCCCCACGGAACGCAAACGCGCGCACCAACGACCGGCTGCAAGCCTGGCGGCAGCAGATAATCGAAGGTGCGGGCGAGGGGTACCGGTAATGCAACGTGAACAACGGGCATGGAGTCATCCAGGATGAAAAAATTGTCGGTTAGTTTACACGGATGGCTGCTGAATGTACGGATCCGATTGCGCGCCACTTTTTATTCTGTATAATTTGCCGCCTTTGGTATTGACAGGTTGCGCTGCACGCTTGTGGGCCGCCTGGTATCAAAACCTTTTTATCAACCACGTGTGGTGTCTGGCGAACAGGGCTGGATAGCGACACGGCCTTAACTGAGGTTTCCCCATGAAACAAGGTATTCACCCAAAATACGAAGAAGTTACTGCTAACTGCTCTTGCGGTAACGTGATCAAAATCCGCTCTACCGTGGGTCACGATCTGAACCTGGACGTTTGTGGCGCATGCCACCCGTTCTACACTGGCAAGCAGCGTGATGTTGCTACCGGTGGCCGCGTTGACCGCTTCAACAAGCGTTTCAGCGTACCTGGCGCTAAGAAATAATCTTTCTTGCGATCAGATAAAAAGGCGCCGTCGGCGCCTTTTTTCGTTCTGCCGCCGGCGTTTGCACCGCGGTAATCAATATTCCCAGGTATCGGGATCCACACCCAGCTCACGCATCAATATCTTTGCTGCTTCCGGTATTTCATCGCTGCGCTCTTTGCGCAGATCCTCATCATTCGGTAGCGGCTGGCCGGTAAAGGCGTGCAGAAACGCTTCGCACAGCAATTCACTGTTGGTGGCATGCCGCAGATTATTGACCTGACGACGAGTGCGCTCGTCGGTGAGGATCTTCAGGACCTTCAGCGGAATGGATACCGTGATTTTTTTTACTTGTTCACTTTTTTTACCGTGTTCAGCGTAAGGGCTGACATACTCGCCGTTCCACTCAGCCATGGGACACCTTAAAATTTGTCAGAAAAATTACCATATTCTAAAAACCGGCCAATTATGCCCGATCTTCACTGCGCTCACTAATGAATGTCAATAACGCCGCCAAGGTTACTGTACGCGAGTGGTTAATAGACTCAAATTATGCGTATCGCGTTAACACTGCGCCGTCACAATAAATCGCTATACCTTACTGCACGTTGCCGATACATCGGCTTTGTTGTTCGGCCTATTCCTGGGCCACACCCTGGCGGCGGCTTCCTGCAACCCGAATTATTTTGGGTATATAATGTTAGCGGGTATTGCGCCTGCGCTCAATCTATACGCAAAGAAGTTTAGATGTCCAGATGTATTGACGTCTATCGTCACTACGATTAATCTTTAGGCTTCACTCACTCGCACTCCAACAGCCGGATAATCCTTATGACGCGTAAACCAGCCACGATCGCCGTACGCAGCGGCCTGAATAATGACGAACAGTACGGCTGCGTTGTCCCGCCGATTCACCTTTCCAGTACCTATAACTTTACCGATTTCAATCAGCCGCGAACCCATGACTACTCACGTCGCGGCAACCCCACGCGCGACGTGGTACAGCGCGCGCTGGCGGAACTGGAAGGCGGCGCAGGGGCGGTAATGACCGGCAGCGGCATGTCAGCTATTCATCTGGTCACCACCGTATTGCTGCAACCGGGCGATCTGCTGGTGGCGCCGCACGACTGTTACGGCGGCAGTTACCGTCTGTTTGACAGCCTGAGCAAGCGTGGCGCCTATCGCGTGCTGTTTGTGGATCAGGGTGATGAAGCGGCGTTGGCGCAGGCGCTAGCGCAAAAACCCAAGCTGGTGCTGATCGAAAGCCCCAGCAACCCACTGCTGCGGGTGGTGGATATCGCCGCCATCTGTAAAGCCGCACATGCCGCCGGCGCGTTGGCGGTGGTGGATAACACCTTCCTCAGCCCGGCGCTGCAGCAGCCGATCGCGCTCGGCGCCGATCTGGTGGTGCATTCCTGCACCAAGTACCTGAACGGGCATTCAGACGTTGTCGCCGGTGCGGTGATCGCCAAAGACCCCGATTTGGCGGTAGATTTGGCCTGGTGGGCGAACAACATTGGCGTGACCGGCGGTGCGTTTGACAGCTATTTGTTGCTGCGTGGGATGCGCACGCTGGCGCCGCGTATCAAGGCGGCGCAGCAAAACGCCGAAGCGATTGTCAGCTATCTGCGCCAGCAGCCGCTGGTGAAAAAACTTTACCATCCTTCTCTGCCGGAAAACCCGGGCCATGAGATCGCACGCCGCCAGCAGCGCGGGTTTGGCGCGATGCTCAGTTTTGAGCTGGATGGCGATGAAGCGCTGTTGCGCCGTTTCCTTTCCGCGCTTGAGCTGTTTACGCTGGCGGAATCCCTGGGGGGCGTTGAAAGCCTGATTTCCCATGCGGCCACCATGACCCACGCCGGGATGTCGGCGCAAGCGCGCGCCGCGGCGGGGATTTCCGAAAGTTTGCTACGGGTTTCCGTAGGGATTGAAGACAGTGACGATCTGATTGCCGATCTGGAACACGCATTCCAGGCTGCGGCAGCGAGGTAAGCATGAATGCAATTGTGACGGCAGGGGCGGAAAGAGGGCGCCAACTGCATAAATTCGGTGGTAGCAGCCTGGCGGATGCTACGTGTTACCGGCGGGTGGCGGGCATTATGGCCGAATACAGCCAGCCGGGCGATCTGATGGTGGTTTCGGCCGCCGGCAGCACCACTAACCAATTGATCAGTTGGCTGAAGCTGAGCCAGAGCGATCGTCTTTCCGCCCACCAGGTGCAACAGGCATTGCGCCGCTATCACAGTGAGTTGATCGGCAGCTTGCTGCCGCCGGAAATGGCAGAACCGCTGATCGCCGCGTTTATCCACGATCTGGAACGCCTGGCCGTGGTGCTGGACGGGCGAATTGACGATGCGGCCTATGCGGAAGTGGTCGGGCATGGGGAAATCTGGTCGGCCCGGCTGATGGCGGCGCTGCTGAATAAGCTGGACATGCAGGCCGCCTGGCTGGATGCGCGTGACTTCCTGCGCGCAGAGCGCACCGCTCAGCCCCAGGTTGACGAAGCGAGCTCTTCTCCGCTGTTGCAACAACTGATGGTGCAGTATCCGGGCCAACGCCTGGTCGTCACCGGGTTTATCTCGCGCAACGATGCCGGCGAAACGGTGCTGTTGGGGCGCAACGGTAGCGACTATTCCGCGACCCAAATCGGTGCGCTGGCCGGGGTGTCGCGCGTGACCATCTGGAGCGATGTGGCCGGTGTTTACAGCGCCGATCCGCGCAAGGTGAAAGATGCCTGCCTGTTGCCTTTGCTGCGCCTGGATGAAGCCAACGAGCTTGCACGCCTGGCGGCCCCGGTGCTGCATACGCGCACGCTGCAGCCGGTTTCCGGCAGCGATATCGATTTGCAACTGCGTTGCAGCTACCAGCCGGAACAAGGTTCCACGCGCATTGAACGCGTGTTGGCTTCCGGCACCGGTGCGAAAATCGTCACCAGTCATGATGATGTGTGCCTGATTGAACTGACCGTTGCCCCACAGCATGACGTTAAACAGGTGCAGCAGGAGCTCGATCGCGTGCTCAAGCGCACCCAGGTTAAACCGTTGGCGGTCGGGCTGCACCCGGATCGCCGCCTGATCCAGCTTTGCTACACCTCGGAAGTGGTGGGCAGCGCGCTGCGCATCCTGCAGGAAGCCGCCTTGCCGGGCGAGCTGCAACTGCATGAAGGCCTGGCGCTGGTGGCGCTGGTGGGCGCAGGCGTGTGCAACAACCCGCTGCACAGCCACCGTTTTTATCAGCAGTTGAAAGACCAGCCGGTGGAGTTTATCTGGCAGGCGGAAGACGGCATCAGCCTGGTGGCGGTGCTGCGCCAGGGGCCAACCGGGCTGTTGATTCAGGGGCTGCACCAAAGCCTGTTCCGCGCCGAAAAACGCATCGGCCTGGTGCTGTTCGGCAAGGGAAATATCGGTTCCCGTTGGCTGGAGCTGTTTGCGCGCGATCAGGAAAGCATTTCGGCCCGCAGCGGTTTTGAATTCATCCTGGCGGGCGTGGTGGATAGCCGGCGCAGCCTGTTGAACTATGATGGGCTGGATGCCAGCCGCGCGTTGGCATTTTTTGAAGAAGAAGCGCAGGACCTGGATGAGGAATCGCTGTTCCTGTGGATGCGCGCTCACCCGTACGATGATCTGGTGGTGCTGGATGTCACCGCCAGCGAAAATCTGGCGCAGCAGTATCTGGATTTCGCCAGTTACGGTTTCCATGTCATCAGCGCCAACAAACTGGCGGGGGCTTCCGGCAGCGATAACTATCGCCAAATTCGCGATGCGTTTGCTAAAACCGGGCGCCACTGGCTGTATAACGCCACCGTTGGCGCGGGCCTGCCGGTGAACCACGCCGTGCGCGACCTGCGTGATAGCGGCGACAGCATTCTGGCGATCAGCGGTATTTTCTCCGGCACGCTGTCTTGGTTGTTCCTGCAGTTTGACGGCACCGTGCCGTTCACTGAACTGGTGGATCAGGCATGGCAGCAAGGGCTGACCGAGCCGGATCCGCGGGTCGATCTTTCCGGCCAGGATGTGATGCGCAAGCTGGTGATCTTGGCGCGCGAAGCAGGTTACGACATCGAGCCGAGCCAGGTACGGGTTGAATCGCTGGTGCCCGCCAGCGTTGAGCAGGGCTCCATCGATCAGTTCTTTGAGGACGGGGAAGAGCTTAACCAACAGATGCTGCAGCGTTTTGAAGCGGCCAGCGAAATGGGGCTGGTATTGCGCCATGTTGCGCGTTTCGATGCCCACGGCAAAGCGCGTGTCGGCGTGGAAGCCGTGCGCCCGGATCATCCGCTGGCGGCACTGCTGCCCTGTGACAACGTGTTTGCCATCGAAAGCCGCTGGTACCGTGATAACCCGCTGGTTATCCGCGGCCCGGGGGCTGGGCGCGACGTTACTGCCGGCGCCATTCAGTCAGACCTTAACCGTTTGGCCCAGTTGCTGTAATGCCTCTCTGGGCGCCCTCTGTGGCGCCCTGCTGCATCTCGCCGTTCCCTTCTTGCCGGGCATCATGAAATTTTCTCGCGTGGTTCGTGAGGATAAATCATCGCCTATTCCCGGGTTTCCTGTTGACTGCCTGAGCAATATCCGGCATTTTCTATCTAGACGTCTAAACGTATAGACGCTTATCAAAAACAGCGATCGATAAGAGGCAGGGTATGAGTTTTTTTCACGCAAACCAGCGGGAAGCGCTGAATCAAAGTCTGGCGGAGCTGCATGGCCAGATTAACGTGTCGTTTGAGTTTTTCCCGCCGCGTACCACTGAGATGGAAGACACCCTGTGGCAGTCCATCGATCGCCTGAGCAGCCTGAAGCCGAAATTTCTGTCTGTGACTTACGGGGCGAATTCCGGCGAACGCGATCGCACCCACAGCGTGATCAAAGGGATCAAAGAGCGCACCGGGCTGGATGCGGCGCCGCACCTGACCTGCATCGATGCCAGCCCGGCGCAGCTGCGTGAAATCGCGACCGATTACTGGAACAGCGGTATTCGCCACATTGTGGCCCTGCGCGGGGATTTGCCGGCAGGCGGCGGCAAGCCGGATATGTATGCGGCCGATCTGGTGACGTTGCTAAGAGAAGTGGGCGACTTTGATATTTCCGTGGCGGCTTACCCGGAAGTGCATCCAGAAGCGAAAAGCGCCCAGGCGGATTTAATCAACCTGAAGCGCAAGATTGACGCCGGCGCCAACCGCGCAATCACGCAGTTCTTCTTCGATGTGGAAAGCTACCTGCGTTTCCGCGACCGTTGCGTAGCCACTGGTATTGATGTTGAAATCGTGCCCGGTATTTTGCCCGTGTCCAACTTCAAGCAGTTGCAACGTTTCGCCACCATGACCAACGTGCGCGTGCCAAGCTGGATGACCAGTATGTTTGAAGGGCTGGATAACGATCCGGAAACGCGCAAAATGGTCGGCGCCAATATCGCCATGGACATGGTGAGGATCCTGAGCCGCGAAGGGGTAAAAGACTTCCACTTCTATACGCTGAACCGCGCCGAAATGAGCTACGCCATTTGCCACACCCTGGGCGTGCGCCCGGTGGCGGCGGCCTGAGTTCATCCCTGCAATTCCCCCGCAGCGCTGTGCCATTGGCACG is part of the Gibbsiella quercinecans genome and encodes:
- the rpmE gene encoding 50S ribosomal protein L31 encodes the protein MKQGIHPKYEEVTANCSCGNVIKIRSTVGHDLNLDVCGACHPFYTGKQRDVATGGRVDRFNKRFSVPGAKK
- the metJ gene encoding met regulon transcriptional regulator MetJ, with the translated sequence MAEWNGEYVSPYAEHGKKSEQVKKITVSIPLKVLKILTDERTRRQVNNLRHATNSELLCEAFLHAFTGQPLPNDEDLRKERSDEIPEAAKILMRELGVDPDTWEY
- the metB gene encoding cystathionine gamma-synthase, producing MTRKPATIAVRSGLNNDEQYGCVVPPIHLSSTYNFTDFNQPRTHDYSRRGNPTRDVVQRALAELEGGAGAVMTGSGMSAIHLVTTVLLQPGDLLVAPHDCYGGSYRLFDSLSKRGAYRVLFVDQGDEAALAQALAQKPKLVLIESPSNPLLRVVDIAAICKAAHAAGALAVVDNTFLSPALQQPIALGADLVVHSCTKYLNGHSDVVAGAVIAKDPDLAVDLAWWANNIGVTGGAFDSYLLLRGMRTLAPRIKAAQQNAEAIVSYLRQQPLVKKLYHPSLPENPGHEIARRQQRGFGAMLSFELDGDEALLRRFLSALELFTLAESLGGVESLISHAATMTHAGMSAQARAAAGISESLLRVSVGIEDSDDLIADLEHAFQAAAAR
- a CDS encoding bifunctional aspartate kinase/homoserine dehydrogenase II, encoding MNAIVTAGAERGRQLHKFGGSSLADATCYRRVAGIMAEYSQPGDLMVVSAAGSTTNQLISWLKLSQSDRLSAHQVQQALRRYHSELIGSLLPPEMAEPLIAAFIHDLERLAVVLDGRIDDAAYAEVVGHGEIWSARLMAALLNKLDMQAAWLDARDFLRAERTAQPQVDEASSSPLLQQLMVQYPGQRLVVTGFISRNDAGETVLLGRNGSDYSATQIGALAGVSRVTIWSDVAGVYSADPRKVKDACLLPLLRLDEANELARLAAPVLHTRTLQPVSGSDIDLQLRCSYQPEQGSTRIERVLASGTGAKIVTSHDDVCLIELTVAPQHDVKQVQQELDRVLKRTQVKPLAVGLHPDRRLIQLCYTSEVVGSALRILQEAALPGELQLHEGLALVALVGAGVCNNPLHSHRFYQQLKDQPVEFIWQAEDGISLVAVLRQGPTGLLIQGLHQSLFRAEKRIGLVLFGKGNIGSRWLELFARDQESISARSGFEFILAGVVDSRRSLLNYDGLDASRALAFFEEEAQDLDEESLFLWMRAHPYDDLVVLDVTASENLAQQYLDFASYGFHVISANKLAGASGSDNYRQIRDAFAKTGRHWLYNATVGAGLPVNHAVRDLRDSGDSILAISGIFSGTLSWLFLQFDGTVPFTELVDQAWQQGLTEPDPRVDLSGQDVMRKLVILAREAGYDIEPSQVRVESLVPASVEQGSIDQFFEDGEELNQQMLQRFEAASEMGLVLRHVARFDAHGKARVGVEAVRPDHPLAALLPCDNVFAIESRWYRDNPLVIRGPGAGRDVTAGAIQSDLNRLAQLL
- the metF gene encoding methylenetetrahydrofolate reductase — protein: MSFFHANQREALNQSLAELHGQINVSFEFFPPRTTEMEDTLWQSIDRLSSLKPKFLSVTYGANSGERDRTHSVIKGIKERTGLDAAPHLTCIDASPAQLREIATDYWNSGIRHIVALRGDLPAGGGKPDMYAADLVTLLREVGDFDISVAAYPEVHPEAKSAQADLINLKRKIDAGANRAITQFFFDVESYLRFRDRCVATGIDVEIVPGILPVSNFKQLQRFATMTNVRVPSWMTSMFEGLDNDPETRKMVGANIAMDMVRILSREGVKDFHFYTLNRAEMSYAICHTLGVRPVAAA